The sequence GGACTGGGCATCGCCTTCAACGCCAAACCGGCACTACGTGAGGTCGCCGACGCAGCCCTGAGCCACCCCTTCCTCGATGCGGTGCTCTTCATCCTGGGTGTGACCCGCGATGAGATCGAGGCAGCCGACGCCGCAGATGGAGTCGTCCGCCGGGTGCCACTCGGCTGAGCGGCATGGTGTCGTGTTCCTTCAAGTCACCGACGTCGGTGCGGGGCATGATCGGATTGTCGGATCACACAGGGAAGGACGTTGCGATGGCGAATGAACAAAAGGTAGGTGACCTGGCCATGGTCACGCTCGATTGTGCCGACGCTACGGTGTCGTCGGAGTTCTGGTCGGCGGTGCTGGGTTGGGAGATCACCGCGTCGGGCAGCGGGTACGCGATGCTGACCGGGACAGGTGCCGCGCTCGGTTTCGGTGAGATTCCCGACTACGTGCCGCCGGCGTGGCCGAACCCCAACGGTTCCAAGCAGTTCCACTTCGATCTGGCCGTCGACGACCTCGACGCGGCGGCGGCGCGATGTGTCGAGCTCGGCGCGACGGTTCCGGCCGAACAGCCCGGCGAGACCTGGCGGGTGCTGCTGGATCCCTCGGGCCATCCGTTCTGCCTGACGAAGGCAGAGAACTGGGGATGACCGACCCGGCGATCGAGGACGACGCCGAGGATCCTTTCGACGACGCCTACCGGCGACTCGTGAGTTATGTCGGAGGCGGCGAGGACCCGGATGATCCGGGCGACGTGCTGGCCATGCAGATGGTGGTCCGGATCGAGAAGGCCGATCCGCCGGACCGGACCGACCTGCTCACTGCTGCCGCACGTTCGGTGGCCATGCTGTGTCTCGATGACCGCGCGGGTGCCGACGGGCCGTGGTCACCGCCGATGGATGACTGGTGCGATGCGCGTATCCGCAAGATCGCCCGCCGTGCCCGCGGTGCCCAATGGGCGGCGGCGCAGGAGGTCTGGGGAGTGACCGTCGAGCACGGAGCGGCCGAGGCGCGCGCGATCGTGCCCGGCCGCGTCGGCGACGTCGACAAGCGCATCTCTCGGCTGCAGATCGGGGGAACGGAGATCGGCGGGCAGGTGGATTCCGTCGCCCCGGACGCGGGGGTGTGTCTCTGGCTCAACCCCGGTCTCGAGATGACCGTCGGCAAGACGGCCGCCCAGGTCGGTCACGGTGCGATGCTCGCGGTCACGCTGATGACCGTCGCGCAGGCGCGTGAATGGCGCAGGGCGGGATGTGATCTCGCGGTTCGCCGGGCCACGCCGCGGCGATGGGCAGACCTGCTCGACGCCGGGCCGGCAGGTCGTTCGGTCGCGGTCCGCGACGCCGGGTTCACCGAGATCGCACCAGGATCGGTGACGGTGATCGCTGAGCTCGCCGACCGATGAGCGTTCACGCGCGGCCACCCGTCTGAGTCGACGAGCGGTGCTTCGGTCCGTGGTGGTTCAGGACGTGCTGGTGCGCGCAGCAGCCGGTGCGATGTGCCCCAACGTGTTGCGCCAGATGTGGCGGTCAGGTGCGATCGACGCGACGATGAGTTCGTCGGCCTGCGCGTGCCCGGCGAACCAGTCGAGATAGTCATGCACCTGAGTAGGCGTGCCCACACCGGCGTAGGTCATCATCGAGTCGATCTGGCGGCCCTGCGGCATGTCCAGGATCATGTCGGCCTCCTCGTCGGTGAACTTTCGCCCGCGGCCGAAGAGTGCGTTGACGCGGTGGCGCTTCGCCTGACGAAGCTGGTCCTGGGCGACCGCCTCGTCGTCGTCGGCGATGACACAGACTCCGGCGATCACATACGGCGACTCGAGTTGTTCGGATGGCTGGAACTCGCGCCGGTACACCGCGACGGCCTCCTCGAGGGCCTGTGGCGCGAAGTGGGACGCGAACGCATAGGGGAGGCCGAGCGCGGCGGCGAGTTGGGCGCCGAAGAGCGACGAACCCAGGATGTAGAGCGGGACGTCGGTGCCGGCTCCCGGCGTGGCCGAGACGCCCTCGACGCGGGACTGGCCGCGCAGGTACCCCTGCAGTTCCAACACGTCCGACGGGAACCGATCGGCCGACGCCATCGAGCGGCGGAGCGCCGCGAAGGTCTGCTGGTCGCCGCCCGGCGCGCGGCCGAGTCCGAGATCGATGCGACCCGGATACAACTCGCCGAGGGTGCCGAACTGTTCGGCGATCGCCAACGGGGAGTGGTTGGGCAGCATCACGCCGCCGGCGCCGAGTCGGATCGTCTCGGTGTGTGCGGCCACATGCGAGATGAGAACCGCGGGCGCGGCCGATGCGATGGACGACATGTTGTGATGCTCGGCATACCAGATGCGCCGGAAGCCCCAGCGCTCTGCGCGCTGCGCCATGTCGACGCTCGCGACAAAGCTGTCGTGGACGGTTTCGCCGGGGCCGACCTGTGCCAGGTCGAGGATGGACAGATCAACACTCATGTAGAGGTCAAGGCGCCACCGGCCCGGTGTATTCCGGCCCGATGTATTCCCTTGGCGGCGAGCATGTGTCGCATGGCTCCACGTGGAGGCCATCGGTGTAGGGCACGATAGGGGAGTGACGGACGCGACCGAAGACGAGGTGTACGAATCCGATCCGGACCTGTTGGTCGATTTCCGCGAGGTGACGCTGGTCCGTGGTGGCAACACACTGGTGGGGCCCATCTCGTGGCAAGTCGAGCTGGACGAACGCTGGGTGGTGATCGGTCCGAACGGTGCTGGCAAGACGTCCCTGATGAGGCTGGCGGCCGCGCAGGTCCACCCGACGTCCGGCACGGCATTCGTGTTGAACGAGCCGCTGGGGAAGGTGGAGGTCCGGGAACTGTCCACGCGGATCGGCGTCTCCAGCGCCGCGCTGGCCGAACGGGTGCCCGCCGACGAGGTCGTCAGCGACGTGGTGATCTCGGCCGGCTATTCGGTCATCGGACGGTGGCGTGAGACCTACGACGACATCGATCGCGCACAGGCCGTCGAATCCCTGGAGTCGCTGGGTGCCGAGCACCTCGCCGACCGCCGGTTCGGCACCTTGTCCGAGGGCGAGCGCAAACGGGTCCTGATCGCGCGTGCACTGATGACCGATCCAGAACTGCTGCTTCTCGACGAACCTGCGGCCGGACTCGACCTGGGCGGCCGCGAAGAACTCGTCGATCGCCTCGGCCGGCTGGCTTCCGATCCGGAGGCCCCGGCGATCGTCCTGATCACCCACCACGTCGAGGAGATCCCCGACGGGTTCACGCACGTGATGCTGCTCTCCGAGGCGGAGGTCGTCGCCCAAGGGCTCCTCGACGATGTCCTCACGAGTGAGAACCTGTCGACGGCGTTCCGGCAGCAGATAACGCTGAGCAAGGTCGACGGCCGGTGGTTCGCCCGGCGGACCCGGCGGCCCGGCGGGCATCGCCGAGCGGCGGGCTGATCCCCGCGCGCTACGGTCGTACGGTGATCTGCCGACAGGAGCATCTGCCATGAGCCCATCCGAGTCCACCCCGGAGCCCACTGCCACCGAACCGGCACCGTTGCGTGGGGCGGCGACCGTGGTGTTGGTCCGTGATTCGGAACGCGGCGTCGAGGTCTTCCTCCAGCGCCGGGTGAAGCAGATGGCCTTCGCCGGCGGGGTGACCGTCTTTCCCGGCGGCGGCGTGGACCCGCGCGATGCGGACGCCGACATCGACTGGACCGGCCCGGACGCCCAGTGGTGGGCCGACGCGTTCCACACCGACGCCAAGACGGCACAAGCTCTGGTGTGTGCCGCGGTTCGTGAGACCTTCGAGGAGTGCGGGGTGCTGCTGGCCACGCGTCCAGACGGCACCCCGGTCGATCCGCAGTCGTTTGCGACACAACGCGGCCGGCTCGTCGACAAGACACTGTCGCTGGGTGAGTTCCTGCGTGAGCAGGGGTTGGCCCTCCGAGCCGACCTCTTGCGGCCGCTCGCCCACTGGATCACCCCGATCATCGAGAAGCGGCGCTACGACACGCGTTTCTTCCTGGCCGCCTTGCCCGAGGGGCAGACCGCCGATGGTCACACCACCGAGGCAGAGGTGACTGCCTGGGCCACACCGCGGGCCGCCCTCGACGCGTGGATCGCGAATGAGCACACCCTCCTCCCGCCGACCT is a genomic window of Gordonia sp. SID5947 containing:
- a CDS encoding VOC family protein, yielding MANEQKVGDLAMVTLDCADATVSSEFWSAVLGWEITASGSGYAMLTGTGAALGFGEIPDYVPPAWPNPNGSKQFHFDLAVDDLDAAAARCVELGATVPAEQPGETWRVLLDPSGHPFCLTKAENWG
- a CDS encoding peptidyl-tRNA hydrolase, which codes for MTDPAIEDDAEDPFDDAYRRLVSYVGGGEDPDDPGDVLAMQMVVRIEKADPPDRTDLLTAAARSVAMLCLDDRAGADGPWSPPMDDWCDARIRKIARRARGAQWAAAQEVWGVTVEHGAAEARAIVPGRVGDVDKRISRLQIGGTEIGGQVDSVAPDAGVCLWLNPGLEMTVGKTAAQVGHGAMLAVTLMTVAQAREWRRAGCDLAVRRATPRRWADLLDAGPAGRSVAVRDAGFTEIAPGSVTVIAELADR
- a CDS encoding LLM class flavin-dependent oxidoreductase, encoding MSVDLSILDLAQVGPGETVHDSFVASVDMAQRAERWGFRRIWYAEHHNMSSIASAAPAVLISHVAAHTETIRLGAGGVMLPNHSPLAIAEQFGTLGELYPGRIDLGLGRAPGGDQQTFAALRRSMASADRFPSDVLELQGYLRGQSRVEGVSATPGAGTDVPLYILGSSLFGAQLAAALGLPYAFASHFAPQALEEAVAVYRREFQPSEQLESPYVIAGVCVIADDDEAVAQDQLRQAKRHRVNALFGRGRKFTDEEADMILDMPQGRQIDSMMTYAGVGTPTQVHDYLDWFAGHAQADELIVASIAPDRHIWRNTLGHIAPAAARTSTS
- a CDS encoding ABC transporter ATP-binding protein, with protein sequence MYESDPDLLVDFREVTLVRGGNTLVGPISWQVELDERWVVIGPNGAGKTSLMRLAAAQVHPTSGTAFVLNEPLGKVEVRELSTRIGVSSAALAERVPADEVVSDVVISAGYSVIGRWRETYDDIDRAQAVESLESLGAEHLADRRFGTLSEGERKRVLIARALMTDPELLLLDEPAAGLDLGGREELVDRLGRLASDPEAPAIVLITHHVEEIPDGFTHVMLLSEAEVVAQGLLDDVLTSENLSTAFRQQITLSKVDGRWFARRTRRPGGHRRAAG
- a CDS encoding NUDIX domain-containing protein — its product is MSPSESTPEPTATEPAPLRGAATVVLVRDSERGVEVFLQRRVKQMAFAGGVTVFPGGGVDPRDADADIDWTGPDAQWWADAFHTDAKTAQALVCAAVRETFEECGVLLATRPDGTPVDPQSFATQRGRLVDKTLSLGEFLREQGLALRADLLRPLAHWITPIIEKRRYDTRFFLAALPEGQTADGHTTEAEVTAWATPRAALDAWIANEHTLLPPTWAQLNHLAEFASVSELLAADRLIEPIEPSVTPGAGLAGLKFEGSDRYFAVAADRSVPGLSR